TCAAAAGAAGCCACCGTTTTCACTTTTTAGTTTTTACTTTTGACTTTATGGAGTACACACTCAAAAAATCGCTGGGGCAACATTTTTTAAAAGATGAAAACATCATTCGTAAAATAATTGATGCTTTACAGCAAGGTGAATTTGAACGTTTGTTGGAAGTCGGTCCCGGAGGAGGAGCGCTTACTAAACATCTGCTGCAAATTCCCGACATCGATTTTAAAGCAGTAGAGCTGGATACGGAAAAAGTAGATTTTTTGTCAAAAAAGTATCCTTCAATAAGCGGTAAAATAATTCATCAAAGTTTTTTAGATATTGATGCTCCTTTTGATAAACCATTTACTGTGATTGGAAACTTCCCTTATAACATCTCTACTCAAATTTTATTTAAAGTATTAGATTGGAAAGAAAATGTGCCTGTTGTAATAGGGATGTTTCAAAAAGAAGTGGCGCAACGTGCGGCTGCAAAAGAAGGAAGTAAAATATATGGTGTGCTAAGTGTATTGATACAAGCTTACTATGATGTTGAATATTTATTCGATGTAAGCAATCAATGTTTTACTCCACCGCCAAAAGTGGAAAGCGGCGTTATTCGCTTAACAAGAAAAATTACTCCCATAAATGTAAAAAGTGAGCGGGCTTTTGAGGTTTTGGTAAAAACTGCGTTTAACCAACGCCGT
The Ferruginibacter albus DNA segment above includes these coding regions:
- the rsmA gene encoding 16S rRNA (adenine(1518)-N(6)/adenine(1519)-N(6))-dimethyltransferase RsmA, producing the protein MEYTLKKSLGQHFLKDENIIRKIIDALQQGEFERLLEVGPGGGALTKHLLQIPDIDFKAVELDTEKVDFLSKKYPSISGKIIHQSFLDIDAPFDKPFTVIGNFPYNISTQILFKVLDWKENVPVVIGMFQKEVAQRAAAKEGSKIYGVLSVLIQAYYDVEYLFDVSNQCFTPPPKVESGVIRLTRKITPINVKSERAFEVLVKTAFNQRRKTLRNAVKAQFTTEELQDEIFNKRAEALSVNDFAALTFKMR